The Anopheles coluzzii chromosome 2, AcolN3, whole genome shotgun sequence genome window below encodes:
- the LOC120947719 gene encoding uncharacterized protein LOC120947719 codes for MDFVFRVFFLQFVLFGLLVSGVRPQTGGTDCHGKDYLCLDDVRFQLCVDYGDGKPTTVNDEVQLCPAGTFCSNSGQFECDSFVALSTTAEPHVNVEVEATAQPEYEELVTNEPVVVEEETEEPEEASAPASKPAANEPVEEQNTTVAPESSTAAVEAETNEAPQEEAAAPLEDTELPEQSETTVPREESAPSTSDPEAETTAQSTNAEEEQSPAETELPEENNSPTVEESTTLAPPSEGVSGQESVATEAAEVEASENTESAVATEQTEASEPDSTTQQQVEEQSSTDASEAVTTEESVQSEQSTEGVAAETEVSQDASTAGVPEAPEQVETERPEVPEETEAPVLPEVEEETGSETVPSEPEVEAEVEEVTSEASVEPEASETTPASPVETEAPEASSEPSVEAEASEPTSQPAEETETPESPVVPSEEPEATEPTGTEAPETPEASSAPETTAAVTEAETTSTAPTTTATEEDNSASNGGASGSNEGSNASPDSTEAPSAESGAESNEASTVHPQAPGSGEFVCPAAGRFANPTDCHKYYVCFWLPFGLYSLEQNCLAGYAYNPSLERCTADQSVCFPGEFTCMGPGRFPDPADPTSYFWCVWNMFGGYLQYKMQCPMGQVYNAFRGRCAFAVAGRSLPFDELDDELAAAEVAEESHPAEVDSAVEPVEPEVEPVAPVTEEQPKLKVKFQCLEEGTFADPNNCGRYFVCTLKKLDKFKKSKFKCAAGERFDPLMGMCVPDLDALCE; via the exons ATGGATTTTGTGTTCAGGGtgttctttttgcagttcGTTCTATTC GGTTTGCTGGTGTCAGGTGTACGACCGCAAACCGGAGGAACCGACTGCCACGGCAAGGACTACCTGTGTCTGGACGATGTCCGATTTCAACTTTGTGTAGACTATGGTGACGGGAAACCGACGACCGTTAACGATGAGGTGCAGCTCTGCCCGGCCGGGACGTTCTGCAGCAACAGTGGACAGTTTGAGTGCGACTCGTTCGTAGCACTGTCGACCACTGCTGAGCCGCACGTTAATGTGGAAGTGGAAG CTACGGCACAGCCAGAGTATGAAGAGCTCGTTACAAATGAACCAGTGGTAGTAGAAGAGGAGACAGAAGAACCAGAAGAGGCATCTGCACCAGCGAGCAAGCCAGCAGCAAACGAACCAGTGgaggaacaaaacacaacggTTGCACCCGAATCGTCAACGGCAGCCGTAGAAGCGGAGACTAACGAGGCTCCGCAAGAAGAAGCGGCAGCACCATTGGAAGACACCGAATTACCGGAACAGTCGGAAACAACCGTACCGAGGGAAGAATCTGCACCGTCAACATCGGACCCCGAAGCAGAGACAACGGCGCAATCAACCAATGCGGAAGAGGAACAGTCCCCCGCCGAAACGGAATTGCCGGAAGAAAACAATTCGCCGACAGTAGAAGAATCAACCACCTTAGCGCCACCATCGGAAGGCGTATCCGGACAGGAATCAGTTGCAACGGAAGCAGCCGAGGTAGAAGCCAGCGAAAACACGGAATCGGCTGTAGCGACGGAACAGACGGAAGCTTCGGAACCGGACTCGACTACTCAGCAGCAAGTGGAGGAACAATCGTCCACGGACGCTTCCGAAGCTGTCACGACGGAAGAAAGTGTACAGTCCGAACAATCGACGGAGGGCGTAGCTGCTGAGACCGAAGTGTCGCAGGACGCTTCTACAGCCGGAGTTCCAGAAGCACCAGAGCAGGTAGAAACAGAGAGACCGGAAGTTCCGGAAGAAACCGAAGCACCAGTTCTCCCAGAGGTAGAAGAGGAAACGGGTTCCGAAACGGTACCATCAGAGCCTGAGGTGGAAGCCGAAGTTGAGGAAGTTACCTCGGAAGCATCCGTGGAACCTGAAGCTTCGGAAACGACACCAGCATCGCCTGTGGAGACTGAGGCTCCGGAAGCTAGCTCCGAACCGTCGGTAGAGGCCGAAGCGTCTGAGCCCACTTCTCAACCGGCTGAGGAAACGGAGACTCCTGAATCCCCCGTCGTACCATCGGAGGAACCAGAGGCTACTGAACCCACCGGCACCGAGGCACCAGAGACTCCTGAAGCCTCCAGCGCACCCGAAACAACTGCAGCTGTAACCGAGGCTGAAACAACGTCAACCGCACCCACCACAACCGCCACCGAGGAGGACAACTCAGCGTCCAACGGAGGAGCGTCGGGCTCGAACGAAGGCTCCAACGCATCGCCAGACTCTACCGAGGCTCCGTCGGCCGAATCGGGCGCGGAATCGAACGAGGCTAGCACCGTCCACCCGCAAGCACCTGGATCGGGCGAGTTTGTGTGTCCGGCTGCCGGTCGCTTCGCCAATCCGACCGACTGTCACAAATACTACGTCTGCTTCTGGCTGCCCTTCGGACTGTACAGTCTCGAGCAGAACTGCTTGGCCGGGTACGCGTACAATCCGTCGCTGGAACGCTGCACGGCCGACCAGAGCGTTTGCTTCCCCGGGGAGTTCACGTGCATGGGCCCGGGTCGGTTCCCCGATCCGGCCGATCCGACCTCGTACTTCTGGTGCGTGTGGAACATGTTCGGTGGCTACCTGCAGTACAAGATGCAGTGCCCGATGGGCCAGGTGTACAATGCGTTCCGCGGACGGTGTGCCTTTGCGGTGGCGGGACGTTCGCTGCCGTTTGATGAGCTGGACGACGAGCTGGCGGCGGCTGAAGTTGCCGAGGAGTCGCACCCAGCGGAAGTCGATAGTGCGGTGGAGCCGGTGGAACCGGAGGTTGAGCCTGTCGCCCCGGTAACCGAGGAGCAACCGAAGCTGAAGGTAAAGTTCCAGTGTCTGGAGGAGGGCACCTTTGCCGATCCGAACAATTGCGGTCGCTACTTCGTTTGCACGCTCAAGAAGCTGGACAAGTTCAAGAAGAGCAAGTTTAAGTGCGCTGCCGGCGAGCGGTTCGATCCGCTGATGGGCATGTGCGTTCCCGACCTAGATGCGTTGTGCGAGTAG